Proteins encoded by one window of Clostridium bornimense:
- a CDS encoding transglutaminase domain-containing protein: MKDKWKVTFKSIALTLIVIMTINCSSPGEVWREIKSNANKLWGDKETLTTVDRTKLGSLQETVSANKEKSKEAIENDNLDESKKLLEETLEAIESNEDKINKEFKNIEKYLDKNNLDVAKSRLTEVKNQFKDLVNSKDKIEEAINSDDKDKILAVLDDESIFGKDENTYKSLGDDALPHNNEEAVYVTEEATAISNDAIEYSLDKDTDDNEEYLKETLDTKITEVIKKKSDELSDNPLDIYKFVRNNVDFEAYAGSRKGAAGALEQLAGNDYDQSSLLIALLRSKNIPARYVTGTVDVSVENAMVWTGAETPKVAADMLASMGNKTTAITSGGEIVTIRIEHVWVEAYCSLCEYRGQGEVTDEKEWIPFDPSFKTYKKVEGTINSVEKDIETSDIADDFYYGGVKTEDNFGVKNIYNDDLKYAADDIKSQLEKYINEETLEGKRLIDVVGGLEIIPEEIDLLPFSIPNTLVSIDSRSSEIDNNKREKVSIEVSDTYGIGGELSLNKTAVELYGKKLTLSWIPATDSDEEIISNYGSVFDTPAYLVEVKPVIKADGEVIAEGSAIGLGQVENFSIVLDRVGLSSQSVTAVLTAGGYYALGLDYGAISENEITNIQSRMKEAEENAAEKDYYSDEVAGEILNGIIKSYFGELDSMNKISAEMSGVKDTRCLSFGISGFKPTVKYLYGTPVDLKLGSVYVDIGGDAHSVVSRDGDKEKEKSYMIKTGMIASAMESSIIEQMCGLPAVSTVSILNKATEQGETLYSVTKENVNEVLPLLNVGDYVKNEIVNVVNSGKEVTIPKNEINYYDWTGSVYIVMDNDTGAAGYMIAGGYAGGEGANDLSSVNVWEVFEHFIDGFTEGIKGAIPFIIIGTIVAIIAPEIVAVVATILCYAFIISSIVSFTELTILYAKGEYTTQEYLNFVAEIEGMLCSGLAMEKVMKSSLYKSIQEKFTNTFIKTYNVSKETVSKVWDRYGKNKADSLLGKIKSAKEAGATETELIKVTEVLTADQYSKYLEVMEKVYSKGEIEAKNIDKAKDSALRDVKNEKLSVDEIYENAVKSSISSVTDIIKAVENGDIVLSNNLQKGNYGEMKMDVYFESQGYDRISIDKVTDLNEPTHHGIDGVYYKADGEPKYIIGEAKYGSSTLGNTKDGKQMSSNWIDKRLVDAVGETNADKIIMEKMLNADNIKSQLVHISDKGEITISILDDEANIVK, translated from the coding sequence ATGAAAGATAAGTGGAAGGTTACTTTTAAATCTATTGCATTAACATTAATAGTAATTATGACTATAAATTGTAGTTCACCTGGTGAAGTATGGAGAGAAATAAAAAGTAATGCTAATAAATTATGGGGCGATAAAGAAACATTAACTACTGTAGATAGGACAAAACTAGGCAGTCTTCAAGAAACAGTATCTGCTAATAAGGAAAAAAGTAAAGAAGCTATAGAAAATGATAATTTAGATGAGAGTAAAAAGCTTTTAGAGGAAACTTTAGAAGCTATTGAAAGTAATGAAGATAAGATAAATAAAGAATTTAAAAATATTGAAAAATACTTAGACAAAAATAATTTAGATGTAGCTAAGTCTAGATTAACAGAGGTAAAGAATCAGTTTAAAGACTTAGTAAATAGTAAAGACAAAATAGAAGAAGCTATAAATAGTGATGATAAGGATAAGATATTAGCAGTATTAGATGATGAAAGTATTTTTGGAAAAGATGAAAATACATATAAATCTTTAGGTGATGATGCATTACCTCATAATAATGAAGAAGCAGTATATGTTACAGAAGAAGCTACTGCAATTAGTAATGATGCAATTGAATATTCTTTAGACAAAGATACTGATGATAATGAGGAGTATTTAAAAGAAACTCTAGATACAAAGATAACAGAGGTTATAAAGAAAAAATCTGATGAATTAAGTGATAATCCATTAGATATATATAAGTTTGTAAGAAACAATGTAGATTTTGAAGCTTATGCAGGCTCTAGAAAAGGTGCGGCAGGAGCGTTGGAACAATTAGCTGGTAATGATTATGATCAAAGTTCACTTTTAATAGCATTACTTAGAAGTAAGAATATACCTGCTAGATATGTAACAGGAACTGTAGATGTATCTGTAGAAAATGCAATGGTATGGACAGGAGCAGAAACACCAAAAGTTGCAGCAGATATGTTAGCATCCATGGGAAATAAAACTACAGCTATTACTAGTGGTGGAGAAATTGTAACTATAAGAATAGAACATGTTTGGGTAGAAGCTTATTGTTCATTATGTGAATATAGAGGACAAGGTGAAGTCACTGATGAAAAAGAGTGGATACCATTTGATCCATCATTTAAGACGTATAAAAAAGTAGAAGGAACTATAAACTCAGTAGAGAAAGATATTGAAACAAGTGATATTGCAGATGACTTTTATTATGGTGGTGTAAAAACAGAAGATAACTTTGGAGTGAAGAATATATATAATGATGATTTAAAATATGCTGCAGATGATATAAAATCTCAACTTGAAAAGTATATAAATGAAGAAACTCTTGAAGGAAAAAGACTAATTGATGTTGTTGGTGGATTAGAAATAATTCCTGAAGAAATAGATTTATTGCCATTTAGTATTCCTAATACTTTAGTATCAATAGATAGCAGAAGTAGTGAAATAGATAATAATAAGAGAGAAAAAGTAAGTATAGAAGTTAGTGATACCTATGGTATTGGAGGAGAACTTTCTTTAAATAAGACTGCTGTAGAGTTATATGGTAAGAAATTAACATTAAGTTGGATTCCAGCCACAGATAGTGATGAAGAGATAATAAGTAATTATGGAAGTGTTTTTGATACACCTGCTTACCTAGTTGAAGTTAAACCTGTAATAAAGGCTGATGGAGAAGTTATAGCAGAAGGGTCAGCTATAGGTTTAGGACAAGTGGAAAACTTTAGTATAGTTTTAGATAGAGTAGGATTATCTAGTCAAAGTGTTACCGCTGTATTAACAGCAGGAGGATATTATGCATTAGGATTAGATTATGGTGCAATATCTGAAAATGAAATAACTAATATACAATCAAGGATGAAAGAAGCAGAGGAGAATGCAGCTGAAAAAGACTATTATAGTGACGAAGTTGCCGGAGAAATTCTTAATGGAATAATTAAGAGTTATTTTGGTGAACTAGACAGTATGAATAAAATATCAGCAGAAATGAGTGGGGTAAAAGATACAAGATGTTTAAGCTTTGGTATATCAGGATTTAAACCTACAGTAAAATACTTATACGGTACACCGGTAGATTTAAAATTAGGTTCTGTTTATGTAGATATTGGAGGAGATGCACATTCTGTAGTAAGTAGAGATGGAGATAAAGAAAAAGAAAAAAGTTACATGATAAAAACAGGAATGATAGCATCTGCAATGGAAAGTTCAATAATAGAGCAAATGTGTGGACTTCCAGCAGTATCAACAGTATCAATATTAAATAAGGCAACAGAACAAGGAGAAACATTATACTCAGTAACTAAAGAAAATGTAAATGAAGTATTACCACTTTTAAATGTAGGCGACTATGTAAAAAATGAAATAGTAAATGTGGTGAATTCAGGAAAAGAAGTAACAATACCTAAGAATGAAATTAACTATTATGATTGGACAGGTTCTGTATATATAGTAATGGACAATGACACTGGAGCAGCTGGATATATGATTGCTGGTGGATATGCTGGTGGAGAAGGTGCTAATGATTTAAGTAGTGTAAATGTATGGGAAGTATTTGAGCATTTTATAGATGGTTTTACGGAAGGAATAAAGGGAGCAATACCATTTATAATAATAGGTACTATTGTAGCAATAATAGCACCAGAAATTGTTGCAGTTGTAGCAACTATATTATGCTATGCATTTATAATATCATCCATAGTTTCATTTACAGAATTAACAATATTATATGCAAAGGGAGAATATACTACTCAGGAATATTTAAATTTTGTAGCAGAAATAGAGGGAATGCTTTGTAGTGGACTAGCTATGGAGAAGGTAATGAAATCTAGTCTATATAAATCTATTCAAGAAAAATTTACAAATACATTTATAAAGACGTATAATGTAAGTAAGGAAACAGTAAGTAAAGTATGGGATAGGTATGGTAAGAACAAGGCAGATAGTTTATTAGGAAAAATAAAATCAGCAAAAGAAGCTGGAGCCACAGAAACTGAATTAATAAAAGTGACAGAAGTATTAACAGCAGATCAATATTCTAAATACTTAGAAGTAATGGAAAAGGTATATTCTAAGGGAGAAATAGAAGCAAAGAATATTGATAAAGCAAAAGATAGTGCATTAAGAGATGTTAAGAATGAGAAATTAAGTGTTGATGAGATTTATGAGAATGCTGTAAAAAGTAGTATTAGCTCTGTAACTGATATTATTAAGGCAGTTGAAAATGGAGATATCGTTTTATCAAATAATCTTCAAAAGGGTAATTATGGTGAAATGAAGATGGACGTATATTTTGAAAGTCAAGGTTATGATAGAATTAGCATAGATAAGGTTACTGATTTAAATGAACCGACACATCATGGAATTGATGGAGTTTATTATAAAGCAGATGGAGAACCTAAATATATAATTGGAGAGGCTAAGTATGGTAGTTCTACGTTAGGAAATACAAAAGACGGTAAGCAAATGAGTAGTAATTGGATTGATAAAAGATTAGTAGATGCAGTTGGAGAAACTAATGCAGATAAAATTATTATGGAAAAGATGCTTAATGCAGATAATATAAAAAGTCAATTGGTACATATTTCAGATAAGGGAGAAATAACTATAAGCATTTTAGATGATGAGGCAAATATAGTAAAGTAA
- a CDS encoding PoNi-like cognate immunity protein, translating into MRDNIKDINYFKKKYQSENNRIEKFKNAILELDKTNVNGIKIGKIHLSNLYMNCVKLTYSMGYSCDKVFEYYVEYLKYYTDVCLSNDSIYDIIDILSIGVLFIKKKNIFIEYLRRIMKDSFIEDGLIICLFQYLENGKIQKERSQFDYFNDLCVTNEKEMVLINELNKWYHEHYDAYWYNSHKSVNDTYCGYWCFEVAALAKIFNVDDTCLKSNKFYPYDLAHYELI; encoded by the coding sequence ATGAGAGATAATATTAAGGACATAAATTATTTTAAAAAAAAATATCAATCAGAGAATAATAGGATTGAAAAGTTTAAAAATGCTATTTTAGAACTAGATAAAACGAATGTTAATGGAATTAAAATCGGCAAAATACATCTATCAAATTTATATATGAATTGTGTTAAGTTAACATATTCAATGGGATATTCATGTGATAAGGTCTTTGAATATTATGTGGAATATTTAAAATATTATACTGATGTATGTTTATCAAACGATAGCATATATGACATAATAGATATTCTTTCAATTGGAGTTCTATTTATTAAAAAGAAAAATATTTTTATTGAATATTTAAGAAGGATTATGAAAGACTCTTTTATAGAAGATGGGTTGATAATATGTCTTTTTCAATATTTAGAGAATGGGAAAATACAAAAGGAAAGGTCACAATTTGATTATTTTAATGATTTATGTGTAACTAATGAAAAAGAAATGGTATTAATAAATGAATTAAATAAATGGTATCATGAGCATTATGATGCGTATTGGTATAATTCTCATAAGTCAGTAAATGATACTTATTGTGGGTATTGGTGTTTTGAAGTTGCAGCTTTGGCTAAAATTTTTAATGTTGATGACACTTGTTTAAAAAGTAATAAATTTTATCCATATGATTTAGCTCATTATGAATTAATATAA
- a CDS encoding DUF5105 domain-containing protein, with amino-acid sequence MKQILKFCYNVITIFLVGIVLLFVYYIAEDLLGNKTNEIISPAESAKIVAQFYIYGDKSGVKELGMSDEDIQTALQNGKEESIKVMKNNLNGLGYSVTYDQLDKYYNAIIEASKKLTVKTKLISQDENIAIVSIKVNSIPFTEISYKASYKVEESLGNSEGNEEDYIELESKVYIESFIEELKNIEPSEDFNQEEVAFTRAGNGWFPANNDMFAATIDNLITK; translated from the coding sequence ATGAAACAAATATTAAAGTTTTGTTATAATGTTATTACTATATTTCTTGTAGGAATTGTACTTTTATTTGTTTATTATATTGCAGAGGATTTATTAGGTAATAAAACTAATGAAATTATATCACCAGCAGAAAGTGCAAAAATAGTAGCACAATTCTATATATATGGTGATAAATCTGGAGTAAAAGAACTAGGGATGAGTGATGAGGATATACAGACCGCATTGCAAAACGGCAAGGAAGAAAGTATAAAAGTAATGAAGAACAATCTAAATGGACTAGGATATTCTGTAACCTATGATCAATTAGATAAGTACTATAATGCAATTATAGAGGCATCAAAAAAGTTGACGGTGAAGACGAAACTTATTTCTCAAGATGAAAATATAGCTATAGTAAGTATAAAGGTTAATAGTATTCCTTTTACGGAAATAAGTTATAAAGCATCATATAAGGTTGAAGAATCATTGGGAAATTCAGAAGGTAATGAAGAGGATTATATAGAGTTAGAATCTAAGGTATATATAGAAAGTTTTATAGAAGAACTTAAAAATATAGAACCGTCTGAAGATTTTAACCAAGAGGAAGTTGCTTTTACTAGGGCAGGAAATGGTTGGTTTCCAGCAAATAATGATATGTTTGCAGCTACTATAGATAACTTAATAACTAAATAA
- a CDS encoding DUF5105 domain-containing protein translates to MSKKKVKKKSNKNLSRNNSNIEVKKEKVFTKERVISAVIAIFLIFTLILSLSSCMGTVSLEKSAKLLAEYYVKHDQAALRKLGASSETAKEGIETEKEERKKEIQSSFARAGVEASDEQLEKIYKAQIKAIKKVTITTDTVSEDGDTAEVKVSMNYIDVEAIDEAAAEEAFKDIEEGQSNSDELKKECLEKYVDNIVKGLEEAKPSTEKNEAIFTFEKGAMSWMPEEMELFTEGIDSLMIK, encoded by the coding sequence TTGTCAAAGAAAAAAGTAAAGAAAAAAAGTAATAAAAATTTAAGTAGAAATAATTCAAATATAGAAGTTAAGAAAGAAAAAGTATTTACAAAGGAAAGAGTAATATCAGCTGTTATAGCTATATTTTTAATTTTTACATTGATTCTTTCATTATCATCATGTATGGGTACGGTGTCTCTAGAAAAAAGTGCAAAGCTCTTAGCTGAATACTATGTAAAGCATGATCAAGCGGCTCTTAGAAAGCTTGGTGCTAGTAGTGAAACTGCAAAAGAAGGAATTGAGACAGAAAAAGAAGAAAGAAAGAAAGAGATACAAAGTTCATTTGCGCGAGCTGGTGTTGAAGCTAGTGATGAACAATTAGAAAAAATATATAAAGCTCAAATAAAAGCTATTAAGAAAGTTACTATTACGACAGATACAGTTTCAGAAGATGGAGATACTGCTGAAGTTAAAGTATCAATGAATTATATAGATGTAGAAGCGATAGATGAAGCGGCAGCGGAAGAAGCTTTTAAAGATATAGAAGAAGGACAAAGTAATAGTGATGAGCTAAAGAAAGAATGTCTTGAGAAGTATGTTGATAATATAGTAAAAGGCTTAGAAGAAGCAAAGCCATCTACAGAAAAAAATGAAGCTATTTTTACATTTGAAAAAGGTGCAATGTCTTGGATGCCAGAGGAAATGGAATTATTTACTGAAGGCATTGATTCGTTAATGATTAAGTAG
- a CDS encoding DUF5105 domain-containing protein, translated as MKNIKKISALLSIIMVSVLLTSCKITLPKIKKNYTPEESMKVYIDASCLKENSDTVDFIGSEEEKNALYVSGKIKVKNKIIDELSKEGVSASDKQVEKIYEAVLRAVNKIDFKIEKVSEENDVAQVKITCNYLDLSNIQNNVNQYVEEERKGAILQDEDDVIDLAINALIRGYDDSQLSDKTYEEIFEMHREGRRWAINDEDKFYNDIMNLCISE; from the coding sequence GTGAAAAATATTAAGAAAATTAGTGCATTACTTAGTATTATTATGGTATCGGTTTTATTAACTTCATGTAAAATAACATTACCTAAAATTAAAAAAAATTATACTCCAGAAGAGAGTATGAAGGTTTATATTGATGCAAGTTGCCTGAAAGAAAATTCTGATACAGTTGATTTTATAGGATCAGAAGAAGAAAAAAATGCATTATATGTTAGTGGCAAAATTAAAGTAAAAAATAAGATAATAGATGAATTAAGCAAAGAAGGAGTTAGTGCTTCAGATAAGCAAGTAGAAAAAATATATGAAGCAGTTTTAAGAGCTGTTAACAAAATTGATTTTAAAATTGAGAAGGTATCGGAAGAGAATGATGTAGCACAAGTAAAAATTACCTGTAATTACTTAGATCTTAGCAATATACAAAATAATGTGAATCAATATGTAGAAGAAGAAAGAAAAGGGGCAATATTGCAAGATGAAGATGATGTAATAGATTTAGCTATTAATGCATTGATAAGAGGTTATGATGACAGTCAGCTTTCAGATAAGACTTATGAAGAAATATTTGAGATGCATAGAGAGGGAAGAAGATGGGCAATTAATGATGAGGATAAATTTTATAATGATATAATGAATCTTTGTATTAGTGAATAG
- a CDS encoding 6-pyruvoyl trahydropterin synthase family protein produces the protein MFKLRSEAQFDMAHYLSGYKGKCANIHGHRYRLIATLKAEELQKEGQCRGMVDDFTNFKNALRDIAESFDHKLIIEDNEDGRALAKQLEVLPNNFNIVFVPYRSTAEEMSRDIFNKLKAQGFPIYEVELFETPTNSCIYSEE, from the coding sequence ATGTTTAAATTAAGAAGTGAAGCACAATTTGATATGGCACATTACCTTAGTGGATATAAAGGAAAGTGTGCTAATATTCATGGACATAGATATAGATTAATAGCAACTTTAAAGGCAGAAGAACTTCAAAAAGAAGGTCAATGTCGTGGTATGGTAGATGACTTTACTAATTTTAAAAATGCACTTAGAGATATCGCAGAAAGTTTTGATCATAAGCTTATAATTGAGGACAATGAAGACGGTAGAGCTTTAGCAAAACAGCTAGAAGTATTACCTAACAATTTTAATATAGTATTTGTACCATATAGATCTACGGCAGAAGAAATGTCTAGAGATATATTTAACAAATTAAAAGCGCAAGGTTTTCCTATATATGAAGTAGAGCTATTCGAAACACCTACTAACAGTTGTATATATTCGGAGGAATAA
- the queE gene encoding putative 7-carboxy-7-deazaguanine synthase QueE, with product MFNIIEKFLSIDGEGPTSGQLATFIRFQHCNLRCTWCDTTYSWDKENTTEVLSAKEIYDYIKANGAKNVTLTGGEPLIQEGIDELLELLDNDKDLSVHIETNGSVDIASFKARHRGGNISYIVDFKLPKSGMTKKMNLENLKNIESTDVYKFVVGSNEDLEMAYNIIKDYDLTSKCLIYFSPVLGEIEMDEIVEFMKDKKLNNVRLQVQLHKIIWHKDARGV from the coding sequence ATGTTTAATATAATAGAAAAGTTTTTATCTATAGATGGGGAAGGACCAACATCTGGACAGCTTGCAACTTTTATAAGATTTCAACATTGTAATCTAAGATGTACTTGGTGTGATACAACTTATTCATGGGATAAAGAAAATACAACAGAGGTTCTATCAGCAAAGGAAATTTATGATTATATAAAAGCTAATGGAGCAAAAAATGTTACACTTACAGGTGGAGAACCACTTATTCAAGAAGGTATAGATGAACTTTTAGAACTTTTAGATAATGACAAGGATTTATCTGTTCATATAGAGACTAATGGGTCTGTAGACATAGCTTCTTTTAAGGCAAGACATAGGGGTGGAAATATAAGTTATATCGTAGATTTTAAACTACCTAAGAGTGGAATGACAAAGAAGATGAATTTAGAAAATCTGAAAAATATAGAAAGTACAGATGTTTATAAGTTTGTAGTAGGAAGTAATGAAGACTTAGAAATGGCTTATAATATAATTAAGGATTATGATTTAACATCAAAATGCTTAATATATTTTAGTCCTGTATTAGGTGAGATTGAAATGGATGAAATAGTAGAATTCATGAAAGACAAGAAGTTAAACAATGTTAGATTACAAGTTCAGCTTCATAAGATAATATGGCATAAGGATGCCAGGGGGGTATAG
- the folE gene encoding GTP cyclohydrolase I FolE has protein sequence MAKKIDTNKIQECIREIIIALGDDPNREGLLETPKRVAKMYEEVFEGMNYTNKEIADMFGTTFEEEDYVGETYKNMVVVGNIPIHSYCEHHLALMYNMKVTVVYIPKDKIIGLSKIARIADMVGRRLQLQERIGSDIAEIISMVTETEDVGVLITGEHSCMTARGIKKPGTLTTTTTFLGKFQEDDMLRQEALLIMK, from the coding sequence ATGGCTAAAAAGATAGATACAAATAAGATCCAGGAATGTATAAGAGAAATTATTATAGCATTAGGTGATGATCCCAATAGAGAAGGATTATTAGAGACACCTAAAAGAGTAGCAAAGATGTATGAAGAAGTTTTTGAAGGTATGAATTATACTAATAAAGAAATTGCCGATATGTTTGGGACAACTTTTGAAGAAGAAGATTATGTTGGTGAGACATATAAGAATATGGTAGTAGTAGGTAATATTCCTATTCATAGCTACTGTGAGCATCATTTAGCACTTATGTATAATATGAAGGTTACTGTAGTTTATATTCCTAAAGACAAAATAATTGGTCTTAGCAAAATTGCAAGAATTGCAGATATGGTAGGAAGAAGACTACAACTTCAAGAACGTATTGGTAGCGATATAGCTGAGATAATTTCTATGGTTACAGAAACAGAGGATGTGGGAGTTCTTATAACTGGAGAGCATAGTTGTATGACTGCAAGAGGGATAAAGAAACCTGGAACTCTTACAACAACAACAACTTTTCTTGGAAAATTCCAAGAGGATGATATGTTAAGACAAGAAGCTTTATTAATTATGAAATAG
- the queC gene encoding 7-cyano-7-deazaguanine synthase QueC: MNKKAVVVFSGGQDSTTCLFWALKEFDEVIAVTFNYNQRHSLEIECAKNIAKELGVEHHILDMALLNQLAPNALTRNDIEVKAGENGSLPSTFVEGRNMLFLTFAAVLAKVKGAKHIVTGVCETDFSGYPDCRDVFIKSLNVTLNLAMDYEFVVHTPLMWIDKAQTWEMADSFGKLDYVREKTLTCYNGIIGDGCGECPACKLRKHGLEKYLESKKEK; encoded by the coding sequence ATGAATAAAAAAGCGGTAGTTGTATTTAGTGGTGGTCAAGATTCTACTACATGTTTATTTTGGGCACTTAAAGAGTTTGATGAAGTAATTGCAGTTACTTTTAATTATAATCAAAGACATAGCTTAGAAATAGAATGTGCTAAGAACATTGCAAAAGAGTTAGGTGTAGAACATCATATCTTAGATATGGCACTATTAAATCAATTAGCGCCAAATGCTCTTACTCGTAATGATATAGAAGTAAAGGCAGGAGAAAATGGCAGCTTACCATCAACTTTTGTTGAAGGACGTAATATGCTTTTCTTAACTTTTGCTGCAGTTCTTGCTAAAGTTAAGGGTGCAAAGCATATTGTAACAGGAGTATGTGAAACAGATTTTAGTGGATATCCTGATTGTAGAGATGTATTTATTAAGTCACTTAATGTAACACTAAACTTAGCCATGGATTATGAGTTTGTTGTACATACGCCATTAATGTGGATAGATAAAGCACAAACTTGGGAAATGGCAGATAGCTTTGGAAAATTAGATTATGTTAGAGAAAAAACACTTACTTGCTACAATGGTATTATTGGTGATGGATGTGGAGAATGTCCAGCTTGTAAGTTAAGAAAACATGGTCTTGAAAAATACTTAGAGAGTAAAAAGGAGAAATAG
- the queF gene encoding preQ(1) synthase, which translates to MSHSGRQGSELDGITLLGNQGTKYDYGYNPDVLETFDNKHPDNDYFVKFNCPEFTSLCPITGQPDFATIYISYIPSIKMVESKSLKLYLFSFRNHGDFHEDCMNIIMKDLIKLMDPKYIEVWGKFTPRGGISIDPYCNYGKPGTKFEEMANYRMMNHDMYPEKVDNR; encoded by the coding sequence ATGAGTCACAGCGGAAGACAAGGATCAGAATTAGATGGAATAACTCTTTTAGGAAATCAAGGAACAAAATATGATTATGGATATAATCCAGATGTATTAGAAACTTTTGATAATAAGCATCCAGACAATGATTATTTTGTAAAGTTTAACTGCCCAGAGTTTACAAGTCTTTGTCCAATAACTGGTCAACCAGACTTTGCTACAATTTATATAAGTTATATACCATCAATTAAAATGGTAGAAAGTAAATCATTAAAATTATATTTATTTAGCTTTAGAAATCATGGTGATTTCCATGAAGATTGTATGAATATAATAATGAAGGATTTAATAAAACTTATGGATCCTAAATATATTGAAGTATGGGGTAAGTTTACTCCAAGAGGCGGAATAAGCATAGATCCATATTGCAACTATGGAAAGCCAGGAACTAAGTTTGAAGAAATGGCAAACTATAGAATGATGAATCATGATATGTATCCTGAGAAAGTTGATAACAGATAG
- a CDS encoding M28 family peptidase yields the protein MKKRFVLLLITIILLLPLISCVSKTNTNASIKNIQLTNVKKVLNENYQAKIIDKKSIIETLTSDEFEGRAIGSNGNKLTEEYIDKLFRDIGLNSLFNNGYKHKYNTTSNNIVGKIDGKSNNAIIISAHFDHIGYQDGKIIKGAIDNASGVSVLLEVAEILKNTYSLENPEFDIVFAAFNGEESGRMGSSKFVHDIIGKYDNLIDINIDSVGYINGGKITFLNNKGYNNLNKFMKESLENNGLEVTLDNKILGRSDSDSFKRPEMKSICIIEENIKEVIHSEKDTSDVVDYSKLDKISNSIIELVENITYAD from the coding sequence TTGAAAAAAAGATTCGTATTACTTTTAATTACGATAATTCTACTGCTGCCACTAATATCTTGCGTAAGTAAAACAAATACTAACGCATCGATAAAAAATATACAGTTAACTAACGTTAAAAAAGTACTAAATGAAAATTATCAAGCTAAAATAATTGATAAAAAAAGCATAATTGAAACTTTAACATCAGATGAGTTTGAAGGACGAGCTATAGGCAGTAATGGCAATAAATTAACAGAGGAGTATATAGATAAATTGTTTAGAGATATAGGATTAAATTCACTTTTTAATAATGGATATAAACATAAGTATAATACAACCTCTAATAATATAGTTGGTAAAATAGATGGTAAATCTAATAATGCTATAATTATTTCTGCCCATTTTGATCATATAGGATATCAAGACGGAAAAATAATAAAAGGTGCTATTGATAATGCTTCAGGAGTATCAGTTTTATTAGAAGTGGCAGAAATTTTAAAGAATACATATTCATTAGAAAATCCTGAGTTTGATATAGTTTTTGCCGCATTTAATGGCGAAGAGTCAGGGAGGATGGGAAGTAGTAAATTTGTACACGATATAATAGGCAAGTATGATAATTTAATAGATATAAATATAGATTCAGTAGGTTATATAAACGGCGGAAAAATAACCTTTTTAAATAATAAAGGTTATAACAATTTAAATAAATTCATGAAAGAATCGTTAGAAAACAATGGTTTAGAAGTAACATTAGATAATAAAATATTAGGAAGATCTGATAGTGATTCATTTAAGAGACCAGAAATGAAATCAATATGTATAATAGAAGAAAATATAAAAGAAGTGATTCATAGTGAAAAAGATACATCTGATGTAGTAGATTATTCAAAATTAGATAAGATTTCTAACTCAATCATAGAATTAGTTGAGAATATTACATATGCTGACTAA
- a CDS encoding thioredoxin family protein codes for MIEIKKSDEIDNLINENIITVIYFTGTSCGACEVIKKKIKEILKEYSNVNYYEVDGEKNVDIAAKYGVFSLPILLLFIEGKETIRIGRNIDFLEFERSVERYNSLLFGKE; via the coding sequence TTGATAGAAATTAAAAAGAGTGATGAAATTGATAATTTAATAAATGAAAATATAATTACAGTTATATATTTTACTGGTACTAGTTGTGGTGCTTGTGAGGTTATAAAGAAGAAGATTAAAGAAATTTTGAAAGAGTATTCGAATGTTAATTATTATGAGGTAGATGGAGAGAAAAACGTGGATATAGCGGCAAAGTATGGGGTATTTTCATTGCCGATTTTATTACTTTTTATTGAGGGTAAGGAAACTATAAGGATAGGTAGAAATATTGATTTTTTAGAGTTTGAGAGAAGTGTAGAAAGATATAATAGTTTATTATTTGGAAAGGAATAA